One Cupriavidus oxalaticus genomic region harbors:
- a CDS encoding AMP-binding protein, giving the protein MRDYAQAYDGFSYDEAVARQLHGSLDAINACVECCDRHAEAGRIALYWEGRDGNARSWTFAELQALSVQFAGFLKAQGVQPGDRVAGLLPRTAELLVTILGTWRAGAVYQPLFTAFGPKAIEHRLNSSGAKVVVTDTVNRPKLDDVEGAPPVVTVAGTSEVPGDAASGDFSFWAELARQPATFEPVMRRGDDPFLMMFTSGTTGPAKPLLVPLKAIAAFAGYMRDAVDLRDEDAFWNLADPGWAYGLYYAVTGPLSLGHATTFYDGPFTVESTCRVIRKYGITNLAGSPTAYRLLIAAGQAVSEQLRGQLRAVSSAGEPLNPEVIRWFASELDAPIHDHYGQTELGMVLCNHHALSHPVRMGAAGFASPGHRVVVVDDAQRELPAGQPGTLALDLERSPMCWFGGYHGTPTSAFAGHYYLTGDSAELNDDGSISFIGRADDVITTSGYRVGPFDVESALIEHPAVVEAAVIGKPDPERTELIKAFVVLDRQHAATPELAEALRQHVRKRLAAHAYPREIEFVAELPKTPSGKVQRFILRNQEVARAREAASA; this is encoded by the coding sequence ATGCGCGACTACGCCCAGGCCTACGATGGCTTTTCCTATGACGAGGCGGTGGCCCGGCAACTGCATGGCAGCCTCGATGCGATCAATGCCTGCGTGGAATGCTGCGACCGCCATGCCGAGGCCGGCCGCATCGCGCTGTATTGGGAGGGCCGCGACGGCAACGCGCGCAGCTGGACGTTTGCCGAACTGCAGGCGCTGTCGGTGCAGTTTGCCGGCTTCCTGAAGGCGCAGGGCGTGCAGCCGGGCGACCGCGTGGCGGGGCTGCTGCCGCGCACGGCCGAGCTGCTCGTGACCATCCTGGGTACCTGGCGCGCCGGTGCGGTGTACCAGCCGCTGTTCACGGCGTTCGGTCCCAAGGCCATCGAGCACCGGCTCAACAGCTCGGGCGCGAAAGTGGTGGTCACGGATACCGTCAACCGGCCCAAGCTCGATGACGTGGAGGGCGCGCCGCCGGTCGTCACCGTGGCCGGCACCAGCGAGGTGCCCGGGGACGCAGCCTCCGGCGATTTCAGCTTCTGGGCCGAGCTGGCGCGCCAGCCGGCCACGTTCGAGCCGGTCATGCGCCGCGGCGACGATCCCTTCCTGATGATGTTCACCTCGGGCACCACCGGCCCGGCCAAGCCGCTGCTGGTGCCGCTCAAGGCCATTGCCGCGTTTGCCGGCTACATGCGCGACGCCGTCGACCTGCGCGACGAAGACGCGTTCTGGAACCTGGCCGACCCGGGCTGGGCCTACGGCCTCTACTACGCGGTGACGGGGCCGCTGTCGCTGGGGCATGCCACCACCTTCTACGATGGCCCGTTCACCGTGGAAAGCACCTGCCGCGTGATCCGCAAGTACGGCATCACCAACCTGGCGGGCTCGCCTACCGCCTACCGGCTGCTGATCGCCGCCGGGCAGGCCGTGTCGGAACAACTGCGCGGGCAGCTGCGCGCGGTCAGCAGCGCCGGCGAGCCGCTCAACCCCGAAGTGATCCGCTGGTTCGCCAGCGAGCTGGACGCGCCCATCCACGACCACTATGGCCAGACCGAACTGGGCATGGTGCTGTGCAACCATCATGCGCTGTCGCACCCGGTGCGCATGGGCGCCGCGGGCTTTGCCAGCCCGGGCCACCGTGTGGTCGTGGTCGACGACGCGCAGCGCGAACTGCCCGCCGGGCAGCCCGGCACGCTGGCGCTGGACCTGGAGCGCTCGCCGATGTGCTGGTTTGGCGGCTACCACGGCACGCCCACCAGCGCGTTCGCCGGCCACTATTACCTGACCGGCGACTCCGCCGAGCTCAACGACGACGGCAGCATCAGCTTTATCGGCCGCGCCGACGATGTCATCACCACCTCGGGCTACCGCGTCGGCCCGTTCGACGTGGAAAGCGCGCTGATCGAGCATCCGGCCGTGGTCGAAGCCGCGGTGATCGGCAAGCCGGACCCGGAGCGCACCGAGCTGATCAAGGCCTTCGTCGTGCTCGACCGGCAGCACGCGGCCACGCCCGAACTGGCCGAGGCGCTGCGCCAGCATGTGCGCAAGCGCCTGGCCGCCCACGCCTACCCGCGCGAGATCGAATTTGTCGCCGAGCTGCCCAAGACCCCCAGCGGCAAGGTCCAGCGTTTCATCCTGCGCAACCAGGAGGTCGCGCGCGCCCGCGAGGCAGCCTCGGCCTGA
- a CDS encoding BON domain-containing protein, with amino-acid sequence MQTSEAVLTQARAALAHVPYQGHVLHPTIQLRLSDGALILEGEVADIVDKTRAATALRRVDGVTSVIDHLRVTNGGVTVGDGELRDAVCERLLNAIEFRNCRICARVKGQHETVREPVGERSGWIEVEAHDGVVTLWGQVISLSHMRLAGVLAWWSRGCRCVVNELVVAPAEADRDDEITEALMLVLETDPFVDAAQVSVHTENRVVTLEGCVASENTRRQVERDAWYVQGVEDVVNHISLRA; translated from the coding sequence ATGCAGACTAGCGAAGCGGTGCTGACGCAGGCGCGCGCAGCCTTGGCGCATGTGCCTTATCAGGGGCATGTCCTTCATCCCACCATCCAGCTGCGGCTGTCGGACGGCGCGCTGATCCTGGAGGGCGAGGTCGCCGATATCGTCGACAAGACCCGCGCGGCCACCGCGCTGCGGCGCGTGGACGGCGTGACCAGCGTGATCGACCACCTGCGCGTAACCAACGGCGGCGTCACCGTCGGCGATGGCGAACTGCGCGATGCGGTATGCGAGCGCCTGCTCAACGCCATCGAGTTCCGTAACTGCAGGATCTGCGCGCGCGTCAAGGGCCAGCACGAAACCGTGCGCGAGCCGGTGGGCGAGCGCAGCGGCTGGATCGAGGTCGAGGCGCACGACGGCGTGGTGACGCTGTGGGGCCAGGTGATCAGCCTGTCGCACATGCGCCTGGCCGGCGTGCTGGCCTGGTGGTCGCGCGGCTGCCGCTGCGTGGTCAACGAACTGGTGGTGGCGCCCGCCGAAGCCGACCGCGACGATGAGATCACCGAGGCGCTGATGCTGGTGCTGGAGACCGATCCCTTCGTCGATGCGGCCCAGGTCAGCGTGCATACCGAAAACCGCGTCGTCACGCTGGAAGGCTGCGTCGCCAGCGAGAACACGCGCCGGCAGGTCGAGCGCGACGCGTGGTACGTGCAAGGCGTGGAGGACGTGGTCAACCACATCTCGCTGCGCGCCTGA
- a CDS encoding GlxA family transcriptional regulator, giving the protein MRAPADPLVPDTPTAPARPLHVRLLWLPNAMPGTLFTTLDVLRTVAGVASLQRPDAAPTLSWQLCGANGRTLPAGLPGLEASTRRIRAADSRSLLVIPALLASNAHQLGDIVRRDTAALRMVERHVAAGGWLAACSSGMLLPLQLGLLDGARTGAPWMYQSWMTHQFPRADLGGDQAMSVHGQVFSCVAPALQVEFVLRVLGHLHDPDLAQAAAQLMLYQPERQRSVPALVSQRWLSRTADSPVYRAVQWLQEHVAEPYQLAAVARAAAVSERTLLRHFRQVTGMTPLDYLHTRRVERARMLLEVTLHGTQAIAEACGYSDAAAFRRLFQRITGMSMSDYRARFTLRARRRYWRMEDAAARRGMPG; this is encoded by the coding sequence ATGCGCGCCCCCGCTGATCCACTGGTCCCCGACACCCCCACCGCGCCCGCAAGGCCATTACATGTCCGCCTGCTGTGGCTGCCCAATGCGATGCCCGGCACCCTCTTCACCACGCTCGACGTGCTGCGCACCGTCGCCGGCGTGGCGAGCCTGCAGCGGCCCGATGCGGCGCCGACGCTGAGCTGGCAACTGTGCGGCGCCAACGGGCGCACACTGCCGGCCGGCCTGCCGGGCCTGGAGGCCTCCACGCGCCGCATCAGGGCGGCGGACAGCCGCTCGCTGCTGGTGATCCCGGCCCTGCTGGCCAGCAATGCGCACCAGCTCGGCGACATCGTCCGGCGCGATACCGCCGCGCTGCGCATGGTCGAGCGCCATGTGGCCGCGGGCGGGTGGCTTGCCGCGTGCTCATCGGGAATGCTGTTGCCGCTGCAGCTAGGCCTGCTGGACGGCGCCCGCACCGGCGCGCCCTGGATGTACCAGAGCTGGATGACGCACCAGTTCCCGCGCGCAGACCTGGGCGGGGACCAGGCCATGAGCGTGCACGGGCAAGTGTTCTCTTGCGTGGCCCCCGCGCTGCAGGTGGAATTCGTGCTGCGTGTGCTGGGCCACCTGCACGACCCCGACCTGGCGCAGGCCGCCGCGCAGCTGATGCTCTACCAGCCCGAACGCCAGCGCAGCGTACCGGCGCTGGTCTCGCAGCGCTGGCTCAGCCGCACCGCGGACAGCCCCGTGTACCGGGCCGTGCAGTGGCTGCAGGAACATGTGGCCGAGCCCTACCAGCTGGCCGCGGTGGCGCGGGCCGCGGCGGTCAGCGAGCGGACCCTGCTGCGGCATTTCCGGCAGGTCACCGGCATGACGCCGCTGGACTACCTGCACACGCGGCGCGTGGAGCGCGCGCGCATGCTGCTGGAGGTGACGCTGCACGGCACGCAGGCGATCGCCGAAGCCTGCGGCTACAGCGACGCAGCCGCGTTCCGGCGGCTGTTCCAGCGCATCACGGGGATGTCGATGTCGGACTATCGCGCCCGCTTCACGCTGCGGGCGCGGCGGCGCTACTGGCGCATGGAGGATGCGGCGGCCCGGCGCGGCATGCCGGGCTAG
- a CDS encoding M20/M25/M40 family metallo-hydrolase — protein MPFSVRHVAVAAALALAGAGHLAAAAQPDAALLAAARTAQPAVVQSLKEMVSIESGSANAQGLARMANYTEKRLQALGAQVERVPVTKGPGTMVKGTFIGNGKRRIMLIAHMDTVYPENTLATQPIREEGNRLYGPGIADDKGGIAVILHSLEILKNKGWRDYAQITVLFNPDEEVGSVGSGETIATLAAQHDVVLSCEPTAAKDVVKAESLLLGASGTATATMQVRGRAAHAGAAPERGRNALVELAYQLQQTRDVATLVPGSQLNWTQAQAGTVRNQIPESAVAYGDVRTTASGAAEKLKVALQDKVKSGQLVPETQTTVTMEEGRPPFVADARGRALARRAQEIYAELDGRTLALAEGTGGATDASYAARSGKPAVVESFGLAGFGYHARDEYIELDSIVPRLYLMTRILEDIGRH, from the coding sequence ATGCCGTTTTCCGTTCGACACGTTGCAGTCGCCGCCGCCCTGGCACTTGCCGGCGCCGGCCACCTGGCCGCTGCCGCCCAGCCCGATGCCGCGCTGCTGGCCGCGGCCCGCACCGCCCAGCCGGCGGTGGTGCAGTCGCTCAAGGAGATGGTGTCGATCGAATCCGGCAGCGCCAACGCGCAGGGCCTGGCCCGGATGGCCAATTACACCGAGAAGCGGCTGCAGGCACTGGGCGCGCAGGTGGAGCGCGTGCCGGTCACCAAAGGACCGGGCACCATGGTCAAGGGCACGTTTATCGGCAACGGCAAGCGCCGCATCATGCTGATCGCCCACATGGACACCGTCTATCCGGAAAACACGCTGGCGACGCAGCCGATCCGCGAGGAGGGCAACCGGCTCTACGGCCCCGGCATTGCCGATGACAAGGGCGGCATCGCCGTCATCCTGCATTCGCTGGAGATCCTGAAGAACAAGGGCTGGCGCGACTACGCGCAGATCACCGTGCTGTTCAACCCGGACGAGGAAGTGGGCTCGGTCGGCTCCGGCGAAACCATTGCCACCCTCGCCGCGCAGCATGACGTGGTGTTGTCGTGCGAGCCCACCGCCGCCAAGGACGTGGTCAAGGCCGAGTCGCTGCTGCTGGGCGCGTCCGGCACCGCCACCGCCACCATGCAGGTCAGGGGCCGCGCCGCGCATGCCGGCGCCGCGCCCGAGCGCGGCCGCAATGCGCTGGTCGAGCTGGCCTACCAGCTGCAGCAGACCCGCGACGTCGCCACCCTGGTGCCTGGCTCGCAACTGAACTGGACGCAGGCGCAGGCCGGCACCGTGCGCAACCAGATCCCCGAAAGCGCGGTGGCCTACGGCGACGTGCGCACCACCGCCAGCGGCGCCGCCGAAAAGCTCAAGGTCGCGCTGCAGGACAAGGTCAAATCGGGCCAGCTGGTGCCTGAAACCCAGACCACGGTGACGATGGAAGAGGGCCGCCCGCCGTTCGTGGCCGACGCCCGCGGCCGCGCGCTGGCCAGGCGCGCACAGGAAATCTACGCCGAGCTGGACGGCCGCACGCTGGCGCTGGCCGAAGGCACCGGCGGTGCCACCGATGCGAGCTATGCCGCGCGCTCGGGCAAGCCGGCGGTGGTGGAGAGCTTCGGCCTGGCGGGCTTCGGCTACCACGCGCGCGACGAGTACATCGAGCTGGATTCGATCGTGCCGCGGCTGTACCTGATGACGCGGATCCTGGAGGATATTGGTCGTCACTGA
- a CDS encoding phospholipase D family protein, with translation MPLPTDAAFVPHHRLHASSLLLCCATLLGGCALPPLDHRTESTAITPAEAAATPLGRAVAAALAGHSGLSGIHPLNNAHAAFAARMHLARTAQRTLDVQYYIWRNDLTGTLLLEALHEAADRGVRVRLLLDDNGLSGMDELLAAMDAHPQVEVRIFNPFVLRQPKALNFLTDFRRLNRRMHNKSFTADGVATIIGGRNVGDEYFGATDGVLFADLDVIAIGPAAADVAHDFDRYWASASAYPVDRLVPPVSVERLHELAGSARAVEQNPAAGAYIAALREVPDVQHMLDGTLEFEWAATRIVSDDPAKALGEASRNTLVAHQLREILGEPRRELDLVSPYFVPSTAGTAYFSQLAEKGVTVRVLTNALEATDVAAVHSGYAKRRKALLEAGVDLYELRRSAAPIKKEGRAGPFGSSGSSLHAKTFGVDASRVFVGSFNFDPRSANLNTELGFVIDSPALAGRIESTFATVVPEAAYQVKLDEQGKLYWLERRGDEVVRYDTEPNTSWWRRLGIWFLSILPIESML, from the coding sequence ATGCCATTGCCGACAGACGCTGCGTTCGTGCCCCACCACCGCCTGCACGCCAGTTCGCTGCTGCTGTGCTGCGCCACCCTGCTGGGCGGCTGCGCGCTGCCGCCACTGGACCACCGCACCGAATCCACCGCCATCACGCCCGCCGAGGCCGCAGCCACGCCGCTGGGCCGCGCGGTCGCGGCCGCGCTGGCCGGCCATTCCGGGCTCAGCGGCATCCACCCGCTGAACAACGCCCACGCAGCCTTCGCCGCGCGCATGCACCTGGCGCGAACGGCGCAGCGCACGCTCGACGTGCAGTACTACATCTGGCGCAACGACCTGACGGGCACGCTGCTGCTGGAGGCGCTGCACGAGGCCGCCGACCGCGGCGTGCGCGTGCGGCTGCTGCTCGATGACAACGGGCTTTCCGGCATGGACGAGCTGCTCGCGGCCATGGACGCGCATCCGCAGGTAGAGGTGCGGATCTTCAACCCGTTCGTGCTGCGCCAGCCCAAGGCGCTCAATTTCCTGACCGATTTCCGGCGCCTGAACCGGCGCATGCACAACAAGTCGTTCACTGCCGACGGCGTCGCCACGATCATCGGCGGGCGCAACGTCGGCGACGAATACTTCGGCGCCACCGACGGCGTGCTGTTCGCCGACCTGGACGTGATTGCGATCGGCCCCGCCGCGGCCGACGTGGCGCACGACTTCGACCGCTACTGGGCCAGCGCTTCGGCGTACCCGGTGGACCGGCTGGTGCCGCCGGTCAGCGTGGAGCGCCTGCACGAGCTGGCCGGCAGCGCCCGCGCGGTCGAGCAGAACCCCGCCGCCGGCGCCTACATTGCCGCGCTGCGCGAGGTGCCCGACGTGCAGCATATGCTCGACGGCACGCTGGAGTTCGAGTGGGCCGCGACACGCATCGTCAGCGACGACCCGGCCAAGGCCCTCGGCGAGGCATCGCGCAACACGCTGGTCGCGCACCAGTTGCGCGAGATCCTGGGCGAGCCCCGGCGCGAGCTGGACCTGGTCTCGCCCTACTTTGTCCCGTCCACCGCCGGCACTGCGTACTTCTCGCAGCTGGCCGAAAAGGGCGTGACCGTGCGCGTGCTGACCAACGCGCTGGAGGCCACCGACGTCGCCGCCGTCCATTCGGGCTATGCCAAGCGCCGCAAGGCGCTGCTGGAGGCAGGCGTAGACCTGTACGAGCTGCGGCGCTCGGCGGCGCCGATCAAGAAAGAGGGCCGCGCCGGCCCGTTCGGCAGTTCCGGCTCAAGCCTCCATGCCAAGACCTTTGGCGTCGATGCCAGCCGCGTGTTCGTGGGCTCGTTCAATTTCGACCCGCGCTCGGCCAATCTCAATACCGAGCTGGGCTTCGTGATCGACAGCCCGGCCCTGGCCGGCCGCATCGAGTCGACCTTCGCCACGGTGGTGCCGGAAGCGGCCTACCAGGTCAAGCTCGACGAGCAAGGCAAGCTGTACTGGCTGGAACGGCGCGGCGACGAGGTGGTGCGCTACGACACCGAACCCAACACCAGCTGGTGGCGCCGGCTCGGCATCTGGTTCCTGTCGATCCTGCCGATCGAGTCGATGCTCTAG
- a CDS encoding superoxide dismutase family protein, with protein sequence MKPVLIPLAACVAATVVLAGCAGSGKSASASSSATGATAASAATSAGTSGARAAAQLQPKSGTNTAGTVTFQQQPGGVLMTASITGLPPNTVHGFHVHEKGDCSAPDAMSAGGHFNPGGKPHGQMTMPEHHAGDMNNVTADASGNVRVSMLLPSLSVGTGANGVIGRAVVVHKDPDDYKTQPTGNAGGRIACGVVAAS encoded by the coding sequence ATGAAACCAGTGCTTATCCCCCTGGCCGCCTGCGTTGCCGCGACCGTGGTGCTGGCCGGCTGCGCCGGTTCCGGCAAGAGCGCCTCGGCCTCATCCAGCGCCACGGGCGCCACCGCTGCCTCCGCCGCGACCTCGGCCGGCACTAGCGGGGCCCGCGCCGCGGCGCAGCTGCAACCCAAGAGCGGCACCAATACCGCCGGCACCGTGACCTTCCAGCAACAGCCCGGCGGGGTACTGATGACCGCCTCGATCACCGGCCTGCCGCCCAACACCGTCCATGGCTTCCACGTCCACGAGAAGGGCGACTGCTCCGCGCCCGACGCGATGAGCGCCGGTGGCCATTTCAACCCGGGCGGCAAGCCGCACGGCCAGATGACCATGCCCGAGCACCATGCCGGCGACATGAACAACGTCACCGCCGACGCCAGCGGCAACGTGCGCGTCAGCATGCTGCTGCCGTCGTTATCGGTCGGCACCGGCGCCAACGGCGTGATCGGGCGTGCGGTGGTCGTGCACAAGGATCCCGACGATTACAAGACGCAGCCGACGGGCAATGCGGGCGGGCGTATCGCTTGTGGCGTGGTGGCAGCTTCGTAG
- a CDS encoding LysR family transcriptional regulator: MDRLVSMQAFTRVVDVGSFARAAESLDLPKATLTRLIQNLETHLGVKLLHRTTRRISVTNDGAAYYERCVRILADVEEAEQSLTRQNNSPRGTLSVDTTAPLANMVLVPALHDFLQAYPDLKLELTINGKPIDLLQEGVDVVLRVGIPLDESMVARRIGHVKLAFYASPIYLNRAGTPGDLAELAQHKAVNYLSNRNGREMPWPMARGMERSEVLLPSAISTNDAEVYVGCTLEGHGIARISRAMAEPYVASGRLVEILSDWQTDELPISAMYPQNRHLSAKVRVFVNWAADLFSRHPHFGAVQQRLAVAA, encoded by the coding sequence ATGGACCGTCTCGTATCAATGCAGGCATTCACACGGGTCGTGGACGTCGGCAGCTTTGCGCGCGCCGCCGAATCGCTGGACCTGCCCAAGGCCACGCTGACCCGCCTGATCCAGAACCTGGAGACGCACCTCGGCGTCAAGCTGCTGCACCGGACCACGCGCCGCATCAGCGTAACCAATGACGGCGCGGCCTATTACGAACGCTGCGTGCGCATCCTGGCGGACGTGGAAGAAGCCGAGCAGTCGCTCACGCGGCAGAACAACTCGCCGCGCGGCACACTGTCGGTCGATACCACGGCACCGCTGGCCAACATGGTCCTGGTGCCCGCATTGCATGACTTCCTGCAGGCCTACCCCGACCTGAAGCTCGAGCTGACCATCAACGGCAAGCCTATCGACCTGCTGCAGGAAGGCGTCGACGTGGTCTTGCGCGTGGGGATCCCGCTCGATGAATCGATGGTGGCCCGCCGCATCGGCCACGTAAAGCTGGCGTTCTACGCCTCGCCGATCTACCTGAACCGCGCCGGCACGCCAGGCGACCTCGCCGAACTGGCGCAGCACAAGGCGGTGAACTACCTGTCCAACCGCAACGGCCGCGAAATGCCGTGGCCGATGGCGCGCGGCATGGAGCGCAGCGAGGTGCTGCTGCCCTCCGCGATCTCGACCAACGATGCCGAGGTCTACGTGGGCTGCACGCTGGAAGGCCATGGCATCGCCCGCATCTCGCGCGCGATGGCGGAGCCGTATGTGGCCAGCGGCCGGCTGGTCGAGATCCTGTCCGACTGGCAGACCGACGAGCTGCCGATCTCGGCGATGTATCCGCAGAACCGGCACCTGTCGGCCAAGGTCCGCGTGTTCGTCAACTGGGCGGCGGACCTGTTCTCGCGCCACCCGCATTTTGGTGCGGTACAGCAGCGCCTCGCGGTGGCGGCCTGA
- a CDS encoding alpha/beta hydrolase, which translates to MPHKPGQRQNAAPAATGQGEPRVAEHTVTSDGREIAVCVCYPPGYPAPGAEAASWLPWLVYLHAGGFVDGGLERARKLVQGLARAVPAVVVTPAYSLAPENPFPAAPEDAHSTVQWVLRNARRLKLDKTRFALVGEEAGGNLAIALAQMLRDRGTAQPRGQWLIRPVTDPCLQHASCAGFGSGQVLMETLRRMACNYRDYLPTPADSVHPYAAPAMASRLAGLPPTLVQVAEQDTLRAEGEAFAQRLGKAGVPAQAMIMPGACGDGVEETHDACQAWVDEGARFLQRCLAAADDTSPLTERQAGASASRPGAKPAG; encoded by the coding sequence ATGCCACACAAGCCAGGCCAACGCCAGAATGCCGCTCCCGCCGCCACCGGCCAGGGCGAGCCGCGCGTGGCCGAGCACACGGTAACGAGCGACGGCCGCGAGATCGCGGTGTGCGTGTGCTACCCGCCGGGCTATCCCGCGCCGGGCGCCGAGGCCGCCAGCTGGCTGCCCTGGCTGGTGTACCTGCATGCCGGCGGCTTTGTCGATGGCGGCCTGGAGCGGGCGCGCAAGCTGGTGCAAGGCCTGGCCAGGGCGGTGCCGGCCGTGGTGGTGACGCCGGCCTATTCGCTGGCGCCCGAAAACCCGTTCCCGGCCGCGCCCGAAGACGCGCACAGCACGGTGCAGTGGGTGCTGCGCAATGCCCGGCGCCTGAAGCTGGACAAGACCCGCTTCGCGCTGGTGGGCGAGGAAGCCGGCGGCAACCTGGCGATCGCGCTGGCGCAGATGCTGCGCGACCGCGGCACCGCGCAGCCGCGCGGGCAGTGGCTGATCCGGCCGGTGACCGACCCGTGCCTGCAGCACGCGTCGTGCGCGGGCTTCGGCAGCGGGCAGGTGCTGATGGAAACGTTGCGGCGCATGGCCTGCAACTATCGCGATTACCTGCCGACGCCGGCGGACAGCGTGCATCCCTATGCCGCGCCGGCGATGGCTTCGCGCCTGGCCGGGCTGCCGCCCACGCTGGTCCAGGTCGCGGAACAGGATACGCTGCGCGCCGAAGGCGAGGCCTTCGCGCAGCGGCTGGGCAAGGCCGGTGTGCCGGCCCAGGCCATGATCATGCCCGGCGCCTGCGGCGACGGCGTGGAAGAGACCCATGACGCGTGTCAGGCATGGGTCGACGAAGGTGCGCGGTTCCTGCAGCGATGTCTGGCTGCGGCCGACGATACCTCACCCCTGACCGAACGCCAGGCTGGCGCAAGCGCCAGCCGGCCTGGAGCCAAGCCCGCCGGCTGA
- a CDS encoding efflux RND transporter periplasmic adaptor subunit, producing MQQQKRRTLIALAIVVVLGAGVAGSILRPWHSGEAHANTPPPAPSIEVAAVVGQTITEWDEFSGRLEAVERVEIRPRVGGNIDAVHFREGALVKKGDPLFTIDPRPYAAEVARAEAALAAAQVRAAHAKSEGERAQRLLDDNAISRREFDERIHAARETSANVRGAQAQLEAARLNLAYTRITAPVAGRVSRAEITVGNLVAPGASAPPLTTVVSVSPVYASFEIDEQSYLRYTAPGAGGGKNGLPVYLGLANEDGHPHEGKVQSVDNRLDPRSGTIRVRAVFDNDDGRLLPGLYAKVKMGGGAPHAAVLVNDRAVGTDQGKKFVLVVDKANKLVYREVELGPNFEGLRVIRKGLKPGENIVVNGLQRVRPGDTVQPKAVAMAYRSELEPRQAAPDRKQAAAEKGDADAKPVS from the coding sequence ATGCAGCAGCAGAAGCGACGTACCCTGATTGCCCTTGCCATCGTCGTGGTGCTCGGTGCCGGCGTGGCCGGTTCGATCCTGCGCCCGTGGCACAGCGGCGAGGCCCATGCCAACACCCCGCCCCCCGCGCCGTCGATCGAAGTCGCCGCCGTGGTGGGCCAGACCATCACCGAGTGGGACGAGTTCTCCGGGCGCCTGGAAGCGGTCGAGCGCGTGGAAATACGTCCGCGCGTGGGCGGCAACATCGATGCGGTCCATTTCCGCGAAGGCGCGCTGGTGAAGAAGGGCGATCCGCTCTTCACCATCGACCCGCGCCCCTACGCCGCGGAAGTCGCACGCGCCGAGGCCGCGCTGGCCGCCGCGCAGGTGCGCGCTGCGCACGCGAAGAGCGAGGGCGAACGCGCACAGCGGCTGCTGGACGACAACGCCATCTCGCGCCGCGAGTTCGACGAGCGCATCCACGCCGCGCGCGAAACCAGCGCCAATGTCCGCGGCGCGCAGGCGCAACTGGAAGCCGCGCGCCTGAACCTGGCCTATACCCGCATCACCGCGCCGGTGGCCGGCCGCGTGTCGCGTGCCGAGATCACGGTGGGCAACCTGGTGGCACCGGGCGCGTCGGCACCGCCGCTGACCACCGTCGTGTCGGTGTCGCCGGTCTACGCCAGCTTCGAGATCGACGAGCAGAGCTACCTGCGTTATACCGCGCCGGGCGCCGGCGGTGGCAAGAACGGGCTGCCGGTGTACCTGGGCCTGGCCAACGAGGACGGCCATCCGCATGAAGGCAAGGTGCAGTCGGTCGACAACCGCCTCGACCCGCGCAGCGGCACCATCCGCGTGCGCGCGGTGTTCGACAACGACGACGGCCGCCTGCTGCCGGGCCTGTATGCCAAGGTCAAGATGGGCGGCGGCGCGCCGCATGCGGCGGTGCTGGTCAACGACCGCGCCGTCGGCACCGACCAGGGCAAGAAGTTCGTGCTGGTGGTCGACAAGGCCAACAAGCTGGTCTACCGCGAAGTCGAGCTCGGGCCCAATTTTGAAGGCCTGCGCGTGATCCGCAAGGGACTGAAGCCGGGCGAGAACATCGTCGTCAACGGGCTGCAGCGGGTGCGGCCGGGCGATACGGTGCAGCCCAAGGCGGTGGCCATGGCCTACCGCAGCGAGCTGGAGCCGCGCCAGGCGGCGCCTGACCGCAAGCAGGCCGCTGCCGAGAAAGGCGACGCGGACGCCAAGCCGGTGAGCTGA